The segment CCGCGTCATCGTCATGCCCTATACCAATTGCGGCGAGTGTACCTCCTGCCGCAAGGGCCGGCTCAATGCCTGCCGTTACAACAAGACGCTCGGTGTTCAGCAAGATGGCGGTCTGGCCGAGGAGATCGTGCTACCGGCTGAAAAGCTGATCCTCAACGATACGCTGCCGCCACGCCATCTGGCCCTGGTCGAGCCGTTATCGGTCGGCTTTCATGCGGTCGAACGCGGGCGTGTCGCGAAAGGTGACCGCGTCATCGTGCTTGGCTGCGGCATGATCGGCATGGGCGTCCTGATCGCCGCCGTTGCCCGCGGCGCCGAGGTCATCGCCGTCGATCTCAGCGAGGAGAAACGCGCGCTCGCCCGGCAATTCGGCGCCGTCGAGGCGATCGATGCCGGCAGCGAGGATGTCGCCGCCAAGGTTAGCGAACTGACAGGCGATGACGGCGTGGACGTTGCTTTCGAGGCCGTCGGCCTGCCCGCGACCTTCACCCAGGCCATCGATCTCGCCTGCTTCGGCGGCCGCGTCGTCTATGTCGGCTATTCCAAGGCGCCGGTCACCTACCAGACGCAATTCTTCAACCTGAAGGAACTCGACATCATGGGTTCCCGCAATGCCCTGATGCGCGATTTTCAAAACGTCATCAGCCACCTCGAGAAGATCGGCGACAAAGCCGACGCGCTGATCTCGAAGGTCTTTCCTTTTGAAGAGGCTGAAAATGCGCTCCCCTATTGGGACAGTCACCGCAATGCACTGAAGATCGTGATTGAGCGCGGCGGCTAATCTATCTATCCGGGCCAAACTCCCATTTGAAAACTCCGCTATCAATGATTAATATGCAATCATTGATGACTGGAGAAGTCCCTTGGCCAGCATGACGATTCGCAATCTCGATGATCATCTGAAGACGCGACTGCGTGTTCGCGCGGCTGCACATGGGCGATCGATGGAAGATGAGGCACGCGATATCTTGCGAGCCGCATTGTCGACCGAGGAAAAACGGCAGCCTAATTTGGCCGAGACAATTCGTCGTCGTATGGCTGCCACCGGTGGCGTCGTATTGGAGATCGCGCCACGTGAACCGATTCGACCGGTCGACCTTGACCCATGATCATTCTCGACACCAATGTCATTTCCGAACTATTGGCGCCATTGCCTTCGCCAGCCGTTGAAGCGTGGCTTGCCTCCCAGCCTCCCCTATCGGTTTTTACGACGGCAACGACACAAGCGGAAATCCTTTACGGCCTCAGGCTGTTGCCCGCCGGCCGACGTCGCAGCCAATTGGAGGCTGCCATTCTACCAATATTCGAAGAGGATTTTGCCGGACGAATTCTGCCGTTCGACAGCGAAGCAGCGGACGTTTACTCTGTGATTGCAGCATCGCGTCGTCAGGCCGGCAAGCCAATCAGCCAGTTCGATGCTCAGATCGCAGCAATCGCCGCATCCCGTGGGGCAGCACTTGCAACCCACAACGTGCCGGATTTTTTGGACACCGGAATTGCGATCGTCAATCCGTGGGACCACCGCGACTGATTCGCTTGCCGCCCCCACTCAGGCCGATGTCGAGGATATCGGCGTCTGTACTTGCTTCTTCGTCGACCATCTGCTGTGCAGCTTGGCCAGCATCAGATAGATGATCGGCGTCGTGTAGAGCGTCAGCACCTGCGAGACGATCAGGCCGCCGACGATGGTGATGCCGAGGGGGCGGCGGAGTTCCGCGCCGGGGCCGGTGGCGATGATCAGCGGAATGGCGCCCATCAGGGCGGCGAGCGTGGTCATCAGGATCGGGCGGAAGCGTTTCATGCAGGCTTCATAGATCGCCTCTTCCGATGGCAGACCGAGCATGCGTTCGCCCTGCAGCGCGAAATCCACCATCATGATGCCGTTCTTCTTGACGATGCCGATCAGGAGAATGATGCCGATGAAGGCAATGATCGTCAGTTCCGTGCCGCTGATGACCAGCGCAAGCAGCGCGCCGAGACCGGCTGACGGCAATGTCGAGATGATCGTCAGCGGATGCGCCAGGCTCTCGTAGAGGATTCCGAGCACGATATAGACCGTCAGGAGCGCTGCCAGGAGCAACAGAGGCTGGCTGCTCGTCGATTGCGTGATGCTGGCCGCATCCCCGGCAAAATCCGCATGCAGCGTATCCGGCAGGTGCATTTGCAACACCGCCTGCTGAATGGCATCGTTTGCTGCTTCCAGCTTCGTATTGAGCGCCAGATTGTAGGAGATGGTCACAGAGGGATATTGCCCTTGGTGATTGACCACCAGCGGCGCCAGGGTCCGATCGATAGACGCCACGGCACTGAGCGGAATCTGGATGCCGCCCGACGCCGGCACATAGAGCTTGGAGATATCGTTGGGATCGCGGGCATAGCTGGGATCGGCCTCCAGCACGACACGATATTGATTGCGCTGGGTATAGATCGTCGAAACCTGCCGCTGCGCAAAAGCATTGTTGAGCGCCGCGTCGATCGACTGGATGCTGACGCCGAGCCGAGAGGCTTCACTGCGGTTGATATTGACCGTCGCCTGCAAGCCGTTCGGCTGCCGGTCGGTGGCGACGTCGGTCAGGCCCGGCAGCGTCTGCATGCGCGCGAGCACTTTAGGCGCCCAATCCACCAGCTCGTCGTAGTTCGCGCCCCAAAGCGTAAACTGATATTGCGACTGCGATTGGCGCCCGCCGGCGCGGATATCGCCCGGCGAAAACAGGAAGGTGCTGAGACCGGGAATGGCCATCAGTTGCTTGCGCAGCCGGTCTATCACCTCCGCGGTGGAAACACGTTCCGATTCCGGCTTCAGAGAAATGAACAATTGCCCGCGATTGATCGAGCTGGAAAAATTACCGCCGCCGACGGACGAGCCGACACCGGAGACGGCGGGATCCTTGGCAACCATATCGGCCGCCTGCTGCTGCAGCTTGACCATGGCGGGATAGGAAATATCCGTCGCCGCCTGCGTGCCGCCCTGGATGAAGCCCGTATCATCCTGCGGAATGAAGCCCTTCGGCACCTTGATGTAGAGATAGCCGGACATGATGACGCAAGCGAGAATCACGAGGACGGAGAGCACGCGATGGTGCAGCACCGCCTTCAGCGTCCGGCCGTAGAAATCGATGATTGCGCCGAGCGTCCCTTCGACGATCCGGCCGAATAAGCCCGGCCGAGCCTCCACGTCGCGCGCCCGCAGCCGATGGCCGCAAATCATCGGCGTCAGCGTCAAGGACACCAGGGTCGAGACGACGATGGTGAAGCCGAGCGTCAGCGAGAAAGTCTGGAAGAAGCGGCCGACGATGCCGCCCATGAAGAACAGGGGAATGAAGGCGGCAAGCAACGAGAGGCTGATCGAAACGACCGTAAAGCCGATCTGTTTTGCGCCTTCGATTGCAGCCCGCATCGGCTTCATGCCGGTTTCGAGATTGGCATAGATGTTCTCGATCATTACGATGGCATCGTCGACGACGAAGCCGACGGAAACGGCGAGCGCCATCAGCGATAGATTGTCGATCGACAGCCCGAAGAGCCACATGGCAGCAAAGGTACCACAGAGCGACAACGGCACGGTGACCCCGGCCGCGAAGGTGGTTGTGGCACGTCGCAGAAAGACGAAGACCACGGCCATGACCAGGCAAATCGTGGCAAGCAGCGTCCATTGCATATCGGTGACGCTGGCATGGATCGTCGTGGTGCGATCCGAGAGAACCGCGATGTGGACGCCGGACGGGATCAGGCGCTGCAGTTCCGGGATCAACGCCTTCACGCCATCGACAGTGGCGATGACATTGGCGTCCGCTGCTCTGGTGATGTTGAGTAGCACCGACGGCTTGCCGTCATACCAGGCATCCGAGCGGCTGTTGCGGACACCAGGCTCGACGGTGGCGATATCGGAAAGGCGTACGGCCGTGCCATCGCCGCCGTGCACGATGATCCGGCCATAATCCTCAGGGGTCCGCAGTTGACCATTCATGGAAATGGAGAAGGCGGCGCTGTTGCCGTCGATCGAGCCGATAGGACCGAGCACATTGGCATTGACGATCGCTGTGCGGATGCTGTCCAGCGACAGGCCCATGGCGGAGAGCCTGTCGGGATCGAGCCTGACGCGCACGGCCGGCTGGTCGGCGCCGCTGACGGTGACGCCGCCGACGCCGTCCACCTGCGAGATGCGCTGCACGACGACGGTATCGGCCGCGTCGTAGATGGCGCTCGGCGATACATTGTCCGATGTCAGCGCCAGGATCAGCACCGGCGCCGCCGCCGGGTTGATCTTGCGGAAGGAGGGCAAGGTCGGCAGATCGCCGGGCAGATCGGTTGCGGCCGCGTTCAGCGCTGCCTGCACGTCCTGCGCCGCGCCGTCGACACTGCGCGACAGATCGAACTGCGCGATGATGCTGCTCGATCCGAGCGAGCTGACCGAGGTCAACTGCGTGATGCCGGCGATGGTGCCGAGATGCCGCTCAAGAGGGGCTGCGACGCTTGCCGCCATGCTGGCTGGATCGGCGCCGGGGCGGCTGGCGGAAACGACGATCGTTGGCAGATCGACGGTCGGCAGGCTCGCCACCGGCAGGAAGCGGTAGGACACGATGCCGAGGATCATCAACCCGATCGCCAGAAGCGTCGTCCCGACAGGACGTTTGATGAACGGCTCTGAGAGGCTCATGTCCCGCTACCCACGACTTCGTCCAGTTCCGGAGCCGGCGTGCCGGTCGGCCGTCCGACGATCCGGGCTCGCAGGCTTTCGAAAGCGAGATAGATCACCGGCGTCGTATAGAGCGTCAGAAGCTGGGACAGTACCAGGCCGCCGATGATGGTGATGCCGAGCGGGATGCGCAGCTCCGCTCCAGTGCCCTGCGCCAACGCCAGTGGCAGCGCACCGAAGAGGGCGGCGAGCGTCGTCATCATGATCGGACGGAAACGCAGGATCGAGGCTTTCAGGATCGCCTCGCGCGGCGCCAGCCCCTCCTTGCGCTCGGCCTCCAGCGCGAAGTCGATCATCATGATCGCGTTCTTCTTGACGATGCCCATCAGCAGCACGATGCCGATGAGCGCGATGATCGACAGGTCCTGTCCGAACAGCATCAGTGCCAGCAGCGCGCCGACACCTGCCGACGGCAGGGTCGACAGGATCGTCACCGGATGCACGGCGCTCTCGTAAAGCAGGCCGAGGACGATATAAATCGTCACGACAGCCGCCAGAATCAGCCACGGCTCGCCGGCAAGCGACGAGGCGAATTCCTCGGCATCGCCGGAATAATTGCGCTGAATCGAACTTGGCATGCCGATATCGCGCTCCGCCGCCTGGATCTCGGTGACGGCCTCACTGAGGGACGCGCCCTTGGCGAGATCGAAACTGAGAGTCACGGCCGGAAACTGCTCGTCATGACTGATGACCAAGGGCGCCGTCATGAACGACGCCGTCGTAAAGGCGTTGAGCGGCACCTGCGTGTCGCCGGCGCCTGCCACATAGAGCTTGTCGAGCGATTTAGGGTCCGACTGATATTGCGGTGCAGCCTCGAGGATGACGCGATACTGATTGGCCTGACCATAAATGGTGGCGATTTGGCGCTGGCCGAAAGCATCGTTCAGCGTGTCGCTGACGGCCTGCATTGAGACACCCAGTCGCGAGGCGGTTTCGCGGTCGACATTGACGAAGATGCGGCCGCCACCCATCTCGACCTCGGAGCCGACATCGATCAGCTTCGGGCTCTGCTGCAGCCGCTGCGCCAGTTTCTCCGCCCAATCCACCACGGTCGCGGTATCCGTGCCGGTCAGCGTGTATTGATAGGGCGCGCGGCTGACGCGCGTGCTGATCGAGATGCCGCGCACGCTCTGGAAGGTGACGTGGATGCCGGGCAGATCGGCGACTTCGCCACGCATGCGGTCGATGATGTCCGCCGCCGATGCCGTGCGTTGGCCCCTGGGCTTCAATATGAGGCTGAGATTGCCGGTGTTGGACGTCAGGTTGCTGGCGCTGGTGCCGACGACCGAGACGATACCGGTGACGTCAGGGTCTTTGCGCAGCCGCTCAGCCACAGCTTCCTGCGTCTGCTTCATCGCTTCGAAAGAGGTGGTGGGCTCCGTCTCGACGACGGCGGTGATGAGGCCGGTATCCTGCGGCGGCAGGAAGCCCTTGGGAATGACGATGTACAGCGCGATCGTGGCGGCAAGCGTCACCACCGTGATTAGTAGCATCAACGCACTTCGGTCCACCACCCAGACGAGGCTGCGGCGATAACCCTCGACCAGCCGCCCCATGCCGCGGTCGGTACCCGCCAACAAACCGCGGCGATGCTCCTTCGGCTTGCGCAGAATGCGGGCACACATCATCGGCGTCAAAGTCAGCGAGATCACCGCCGACACCACCACGGCGATGGTCAGCGTCAGCGCGAACTCGCGGAACATGCGCCCGACGATGCCGGTCATGAACAGCAGTGGGATGAAGACGGCGATCAGCGAGAAGGTGAGCGAGATGATGGTGAAGCCGATCTCGCCGGCACCCTTCAGCGCCGCCTGCATCGGGCTCTCGCCCTCCTCGATATGGCGGGCGATATTCTCGATCATCACGATGGCGTCGTCGACGACGAAGCCGGTGCCGATGGTGAGCGCCATCAGCGATAGATTGTCGAGGCTGAAGCCGGCGAACCACATGACGCCGAAGGTCGCGATCAGCGACAGCGGCAAGGCGACGCCGGCGATGAAGGTTGCCGTCACCGTCCGCAGGAACAGGAGGACGACCAGGATAACCAAGCCGATGCTGACGACGAGCGTCCATTGCACGTCATGGATCGAAGCCCGGATCGTCTCGGTGCGGTCGTTGACGATGTCGAGCGAGATACCGGCCGGCAGCGCCTGTTTGAGCCGCGGAAGCTGCTTCTGCACGCCCTCGACCGTCTGAATGACATTGGCGCCCGGCTGGCGCATGATGTCGAGGATGACAGCCGGCTGGCCCTGATACCAGGCGCCCACACGGTTGTTCTCCAGCCCCTCGACGACGGTGGCGACGTCCTTCAACTGTACCGGCGCATTGTTGCGATAGGCGACGATGACGGATTTGTAGATGTTGGGATCGACGATCTGGTCGTTGGCGGCAAGCGTGAAGCTCTGCTGAGTGCCGTCGAGCGCCCCTTTGGCGCCGGCAACGCTGGCATTGGTAATCGCGGTGCGCAGATCCTCCAGTGCCAGGCCATAGGAGGCAAGCCGCGGAAGGTCGGCCTGGATGCGGATCGCCGGCTTGACGCCGCCCTGAATGTTGACATCGCCGACCCCTGTGACTTCGCTCAGCCGCTGCGCCATCATCGTATCGGCGAAATCGCTGAGTTCGCGGATCGAATAGCTGTTGGAGCGCAATGCCAGCGTGACGATCGGCGTATCGGCCGGGTTCACCTTCGAGTAGGTCGGCGGATAGGGCAGCGTGCGCGGCAATGTCGAACCGGCCGCATTGATCGCCGCCTGAACGTCCTGGGCCGCACCGTCGATATCACGGCCGAGATCGAACTGCAGGGTGATCTGGCTGATGCCGAAGGCGCTCGACGATGTCATCGACGCCAGCGATGGGATCTGCCCGAGCGGCCTCTCCAGCGGCGCGGTCACCAATGCCGCCATCGTATCGGGATCGGCGCCCGGCAATTGCGTCGTCACCCGGATCGTCGGAAAATCCACCTGCGGCAGCGGCGCCACCGGCAGGAAGAGATAGCCTAGAATGCCGCCCAGCAGCACCGCGACCCCGAGAAGCGAGGTGGCGACCGGCCTGGAGATGAAGAGCGACGAGACGTTCATTGCTGTTGCGTCGACGTAGCGGGTGGATTGGTGGAAGCTGCATCGCCCCCGCCGGTATTGGCGTTGGAATTGGCGTCATTGCCGCGGGCACCATCCGCATTCTGCCTGCGGTGACCGCCGTTGCCGCCCCCACTACCGCCTTGGCCATTGTGCTGGCGATGCGGCCGCTGGCCATCGCTGGCCGCATTGCCATTAGGTTGAGCTTGATTGGGTTGAGCTCCGTTTTCGGCAACCGGCTGCCCATCAACCACGGGCGGCGTTGCCGCCGGCGCGGTTGCGCCGGCGCCTGCGGAAACCTGCACTTTCGAACCGTCCTGCAGCCGCGCAAAGCCCGTCGTCACCACCTTGTCGCCGGGCACTATGCCATCCGCGATGACAGCTTGCACATCATCCTGCTGACGCACCGTGACCGGCTTCATGGCAACGGTTTGATCCTGCCGGACGATATAGACGAAGGTACCGTTCGGCCCACGCTGCACGGCGGCCGTCGGAATGACCGTCACGCCCTTCAGCGTCTCGACCAGCAGGCGCGCGTTGACGAAAGCGCCGGGCCACAGCGCCAGCTTGTCGTTCGGGAAATTGGCCTTCAGCCTCACAGTGCCTGTGGTCGGATCGACCTGATTGTCGACCACCGCCAGCGTGCCGTTGTCGATCACCGTCTGACCGTTGCTTGCGATCGCCTGGACGAAAAGTGTCCCCGTCGCGCTCGCTGCGTTAACGCGAGCAAGCTGCTGCTGCGGGATGGAGAACAGGACAGAAATCGGCTTGATCTGCGACAGCGTCACGATGCCCGTCGCGTCCGACGCGCTGACGAGATTGCCGACATCGACATTGCGGATGCCGGTGCGCCCGTCGATCGGTGCCTTGATCGTCGTATAGTCGAGCGTCGCCTGCGCGCTTTCAATAGCTGCCTGATCGGACTGGATCGCCGCGGTATATTGCGCCACCTGGGATGTCGCGGTATCGACCTGCTGCTGGGTGCCGGAAGCGGTCGCCACCATGCGCTGAAAGCGCTCGAGATCGCGTTTCGCTCCGGCCAGCAACGCCTCGTCCTGCGCCTTCTTGCCAACGGCCTGATCGAGCTGAGCCTTGTAAACGGCGTCGTCGATGCGGGCGATGAGGTCGCCCTTCTTGATGTCCTGGCCTTCCTCGAAACCGATTTCGACGATCTTGCCACTGACCTGGGCGCGCACTGTCACCGTGTTCAGCGCCTTCACCGAGCCGACGCCGTCAATGTAGACCGGCACGTCGGTCGATTTCGCATCCGCCGCCAGCACCGGAACCGGGCCGGTGAATTGCGAAAGGCTGCCGCGCCGCCGTCCGCCGCCGCCTTGACCAAAACCTTGCCCCTGATTGCCACGGCGTTCACCTTGGGCCTGCTCACCGGGCGCGGCCGCGCTCTGATAGCCGAGCAGACGTTCGGCGCTGCCAAGCCAGCGATCACGCGTCACATAGGCGCCATAGGCCACGGCGCCAATCACTGCTAGCGACATCAGGACCCGAAATGTCCGAGCCATCAACATACCTTCCTTCACAGCTCCGGCTTCAATGATCTGCCAGTGCGATACAGGCGCGACTTTAGCTTGCAGCTCGCCGTTAAGGAATTTGGTATGGCCATTAAATTTTGTCCATTTTTGTGTGGCTTAGCGCAACAAACTGTTACATTGGACGAAAACCAGGGTTGTGGTTGTAAGTAAGGAAGCGGCAAAACACGTCCTCGCTGTCTTACAAACTCTGGGCAAAGCTTATGGTTCGAGCCGGCGCTCTTTCCGCCAGAGCTTCGCCGCCGGTGCCTTTCGCCAGAGGTGTGAGTGCCGATAAATGGGGTGTATCAGGCGGGCTGATCGTCCTGCAGCCGACAGGACCGCCGGGACGGGCCTCACAGCCCTTCCAGCAGCTCCAGAAGCCCGCCGTCGCTGTTGCGGCGGCCAATGACTGACAGCCCTACCGGTCCGCCATCCATCTTGCCGGCCGGCATGGAAATCTGCGGCAGGCTGGCGTGGCCGGCGATGGAGAGGAGGCCAAGGGCCTGCTGGCGGTAGACTTCGAATATCTCCCGCGATGAATCCTTGTAGGGAGCGGGGCCAGGGGCGGTCGGGATGATCATCACCAGACCGCCGGCAAGGGCTGCGTCCATGGCTCCGGCAATCTCGCGGCGAGTGGAATCCACCCTAGCAAAGATCTCATCGCTGACGGATCGGGCCGCGGCGAAACGCGAGGCGATATCCGGGCCGAGTTCGGCATCATGTGCCTTGACCCAGCCGCCCAGCGCTTTCCATGCATCATAGCCCTGCCAGAAGCGATAGACCTCGGATCGTTCTTCCGGCCCGACGATCGGCAGCGGATCGGTAACGGTTTTGCCGAACCGCGACGCGATCTTTTCCGCCGCCGGCCGCAGCAAGGCGGCAAGCCCCGGATCGACGCCGGTCCAGATATCGGAAGGCAGCCAGGCGACCGAAAATTCCGCCTTGCCGGCAAGACCGAGCGCACGGCCGACGCGAACCAGTGTTCCGGCATCGCGGGCGAACCAGCCGAGCGTATCGAAACCCGGCCCGAGCGGCACCACGCCGCCCATGTCGATCGCCCCATGACTGGGTCGCATGCCGAAAATGCCGTTGAAGGAGGCCGGCAGCCGCACCGAGCCGCCCGTATCCGTTCCCAGCGCGAAATCCACGAGGCCGGCACCAACAGCCGAAGCCGAACCGGAGGAGGAGCCGCCGGGCACGCGATCGGGCGCAGCACTGTTCAGCGGCGTGCCATAATGCGTGTTGGTGCCCATCAGGCTGTAGGCAAACTCATCCATATGCGTCTTGCCGGCAAGCACCGCTCCCTCGGACAGCAGACGGGCGACGATGGGGGCATGCGCTGCCGCCGGGCCATGCGCACGCCGCCAGACCGGATTGCCATTGCCGGTGATCCGCCCTTCGACATCGATATTGTCCTTGGCGGCAAAGGTCAGCCCGGCCAGCGAGCCGCTATCCACGGCGCGAACCGGCTGCGCGAAAAGCTCGATGAAGGCATTGGCGGTATCGATCAGGGGCATGAGTGCACTTCCGGGAAGATAGGAACACCAGGCTAGCCGCATTCCGCCGCGCGGACAACGGCGCCACCTTCAGATGAGCAATCTAGAGCTCACTGCACTAAAGGATACCCCAGCCGCGATAACGCCCGCGTCCGGTCATCTCGCGCACGCCGAGTTCGGCCACCAGATTGAGCGCACCGCGGGAGGTGACGCCGACATGGCGGGCAACCATGTTAGCGGAGACGATAGGCCGCGAAAGAACGATCTCGATGACGCCAGGCAGGCTGCTGTTCGACCGCCGATTCTTCAGCCGCCCCTCCATCTGTATCTTGGCGAGCGACAGGCGATCGAGCTCCTTCAGACCCGCTTCGGCCGATAGTGCCATGGCTTCGAGAAAAGCGGTCAGCCGCGTCATGCCGTCAGGCGAGCGGCGGCGCTCACGCTGGACGGACTTCAGGCCGGTATTGAGGCAGAAGAGGTGTGACGTGACCTTGCCGCGGCTGCGAAGATAGGCACTGACGAGCAGGCTGCCCAGCCAATGCTGCCGGCGCAGTGGCTCGATCCGCTCCCAGGCATCGAACAGCACGGCAGCACCGAAAGCCGGCGGCAGGAGATCGGCCTGATGGATGATGGCGCGCCAGGTCTCCAGTCGCTCGTTTTCGTCCCAATCCTGATCGCGGATCAGGCCGAGCGGGTCGTCCGCGGTCACGACCTTGGCGTCTGGAATCTTTCCATCCAGCACCTGGCCGGAGCGCGCGATGATGGCATCGATCTCGGCAAAATCCATGCCGAAATCATCCTCGTCATCATCATCCTCTTCTGCGTCCGCCCTCTCGACGGAGATGGGGCGCGCAGTGGCGGTCTCCTCGGCATCGCCGACATCGCCGCGCAGGGCGGCAAGACCGGCCATTCCCAGCCCCCAGTCCGGCTCGGCGCTCCATAGCCGCCGCCGGGCGCGCAGAACGGCATGGGCGATGGTCAACTCATGTGTCGGCGCGCGGGCATCCACATGCGCATCATGCAGCACCAGATCCTCGACATGCACCAGTTCGCCGCCGACCCAGAGCGCGCCGACCGCATCGAAAAAATGTCCGCGCTCGCGAAAACCGTTGCTCACCACATGCCGCAAGACCCGCTCATCCAGCCGCGCCAGCATATCCTCCGCCCTCGTCATCGCGGGCAGAAGCGTCGTCAGCGGCAGGGTGGCAAGATCATATCGCATTGGAATCACATGATTGATTCGATCTAACGGAAGTTAACATCCCTGACGGCGCCGGGATAGGAAGTAGCCTCTTTCAATTGTGGACGGCGCTTACCATTTTTCCCTTGACCTTCCAGTTACAGGAAGGTTCATAAGTTTATCCAAAGTCCGCTTCCGGGCGCTGGAGTTCCCATGGCATTGCACGACGAACACGACCATCATCATCATCACGATGCGCCGCAGGATGCGGTCATCCGCGATCCCGTCTGCGGTATGACTGTCGATCCCAAGGCCGGCAAGCCGTCATTGGATTATCGCGGCCATACTGTCCACTTCTGCAGCGAAGGTTGCCGCAACAAATTCGAAGCAACGCCTGAAAACTATCTGACGGCCAAAGACCCTGTCTGCGGCATGGATGTCGACCGCTCAACCGCACGGCATTTCCTGAAACATGAGGGCGAGAAATTCTATTTCTGCTCCGCAGGCTGCAAGGCAAAGTTCGAGGCCGATCCCACCGCCTATCTCGATGGCAACAGGCCGGCGCCGGCGCCGATGCCGAAAGGCACGCGCTATACCTGCCCGATGCATCCAGAGGTCGTCAGCGACCATCCCGGCGATTGCCCCAAATGCGGCATGGCCCTGGAGCCGATGGGGGTACCGGCCGCCGATGAAGGCCCGAACCCCGAACTTGTCGATTTCACCCGCCGCCTCTGGATCAGCGCCGCGCTGTCGCTGCCGCTGTTGATCCTTGCTATGGGGCCGATGCTCGGCCTGCCCCTGCGCGACCGGATCGGCGAGCCCGCCGCCACGTGGATCGAGCTGGTGCTGGCGACGCCGGTCGTGCTCTGGGCTGCCCTGCCCTTCTTCCGCCGCGCGTGGAATTCGGTTCTCAACCGCAGCCCCAACATGTGGACCCTGATCGGCCTCGGCGTCGGCACGGCCTATCTCTACAGCCTCGCGGCAACGCTGGCGCCTGGAATTTTCCCGATGAGCTTTCGCGGCCATGGCGAGGCTGTGCCTGTCTATTTCGAGGCAGCATCGGTCATCGTCGCCCTGGTCTTCGTCGGCCAGGTGCTGGAGCTGAAGGCGCGCGAGCGCACCGGCTCGGCAATCCGCGCGCTGCTCGACCTCGCGCCCAA is part of the Rhizobium sp. CB3090 genome and harbors:
- a CDS encoding efflux RND transporter periplasmic adaptor subunit; the encoded protein is MARTFRVLMSLAVIGAVAYGAYVTRDRWLGSAERLLGYQSAAAPGEQAQGERRGNQGQGFGQGGGGRRRGSLSQFTGPVPVLAADAKSTDVPVYIDGVGSVKALNTVTVRAQVSGKIVEIGFEEGQDIKKGDLIARIDDAVYKAQLDQAVGKKAQDEALLAGAKRDLERFQRMVATASGTQQQVDTATSQVAQYTAAIQSDQAAIESAQATLDYTTIKAPIDGRTGIRNVDVGNLVSASDATGIVTLSQIKPISVLFSIPQQQLARVNAASATGTLFVQAIASNGQTVIDNGTLAVVDNQVDPTTGTVRLKANFPNDKLALWPGAFVNARLLVETLKGVTVIPTAAVQRGPNGTFVYIVRQDQTVAMKPVTVRQQDDVQAVIADGIVPGDKVVTTGFARLQDGSKVQVSAGAGATAPAATPPVVDGQPVAENGAQPNQAQPNGNAASDGQRPHRQHNGQGGSGGGNGGHRRQNADGARGNDANSNANTGGGDAASTNPPATSTQQQ
- a CDS encoding amidase — its product is MPLIDTANAFIELFAQPVRAVDSGSLAGLTFAAKDNIDVEGRITGNGNPVWRRAHGPAAAHAPIVARLLSEGAVLAGKTHMDEFAYSLMGTNTHYGTPLNSAAPDRVPGGSSSGSASAVGAGLVDFALGTDTGGSVRLPASFNGIFGMRPSHGAIDMGGVVPLGPGFDTLGWFARDAGTLVRVGRALGLAGKAEFSVAWLPSDIWTGVDPGLAALLRPAAEKIASRFGKTVTDPLPIVGPEERSEVYRFWQGYDAWKALGGWVKAHDAELGPDIASRFAAARSVSDEIFARVDSTRREIAGAMDAALAGGLVMIIPTAPGPAPYKDSSREIFEVYRQQALGLLSIAGHASLPQISMPAGKMDGGPVGLSVIGRRNSDGGLLELLEGL
- a CDS encoding RHE_PE00001 family protein, producing the protein MRYDLATLPLTTLLPAMTRAEDMLARLDERVLRHVVSNGFRERGHFFDAVGALWVGGELVHVEDLVLHDAHVDARAPTHELTIAHAVLRARRRLWSAEPDWGLGMAGLAALRGDVGDAEETATARPISVERADAEEDDDDEDDFGMDFAEIDAIIARSGQVLDGKIPDAKVVTADDPLGLIRDQDWDENERLETWRAIIHQADLLPPAFGAAVLFDAWERIEPLRRQHWLGSLLVSAYLRSRGKVTSHLFCLNTGLKSVQRERRRSPDGMTRLTAFLEAMALSAEAGLKELDRLSLAKIQMEGRLKNRRSNSSLPGVIEIVLSRPIVSANMVARHVGVTSRGALNLVAELGVREMTGRGRYRGWGIL